The Pyrenophora tritici-repentis strain M4 chromosome 2, whole genome shotgun sequence genome window below encodes:
- a CDS encoding C6 zinc finger domain containing protein — protein MSFGTIDLGTQLATQNYRPQKISTSQADSTPNCVSARLECTYDAIPQKKGPKGSRAKVLSKLHKTQRNTQLAAGFPTDLRCDGLSLPSTFARTQGLLPPALVESCIEYFFNNFYPTEPVLQHQKAQEAVDGMDRSTEAYCMIVALCAYVIIQANHKPHANVLPRQEITRMFNVGIGHVLLEESVRCPDLVFYYGCYLGLALKNTALTYLREATTQAQLLGMHDEETYKYDLLDESPKRALYWLLSIAERTCALHTRRSITLHPLMHLTSLDEVPSDQLITIYLELIINMFKIIDDGCIKLSKGVHETNESTAWILQVQTRLSEAVPADLECTEAQEVQIRTTQQWLMLSIWELGVNQGLVNEVNKDPSLTYICPIDISRELLTTLQQFPKQVMQVHGVGLIEKLFDVACCLIDAFAWTNFSPDAFTLGSRDYVSCFLTLISNLSGGQSQYLPCFSPSSPKVLDVSTLGLNSSGSEIPHLNLVSASATLSSSSHPSNTLNTWIAPNPISQLHSLSPQLP, from the exons ATGTCCTTTGG CACAATCGACCTCGGGACCCAACTAGCCACCCAAAACTACCGCCCCCAAAAGATTTCAACATCGCAAGCCGACTCAACCCCT AACTGCGTCTCAGCCCGCCTTGAATGCACATACGATGCCATCCCCCAGAAGAAGGGCCCCAAGGGCAGCCGTGCCAAAGTCCTGTCTAAACTTCACAAAACACAACGCAACACCCAGCTAGCCGCCGGTTTCCCTACCGACCTTAGATGCGACGGACTCTCCCTGCCCTCGACCTTTGCTCGCACTCAGGGCCTCCTGCCTCCCGCCCTAGTCGAGAGCTGTATCGAGTATTTCTTCAACAATTTCTACCCAACAGAGCCCGTCTTGCAGCATCAAAAAGCTCAGGAAGCCGTTGATGGCATGGATCGCTCTACCGAGGCATACTGTATGATTGTCGCTCTCTGTGCCTACGTCATTATCCAGGCCAACCACAAACCCCACGCAAATGTGCTCCCCCGCCAGGAAATAACTCGCATGTTCAATGTGGGCATCGGCCATGTTTTGCTCGAGGAATCCGTTCGC TGTCCTGACCTCGTATTTTATTACGGCTGCTACTTGGGACTGGCGCTTAAGAACACGGCACTGACCTATCTTCGCGAAGCTACCACACAAGCACAATTGCTAGGCATGCACGACGAGGAGACGTACAAATACGACCTCCTGGATGAATCACCAAAACGAGCCCTATACTGGCTACTCTCCATAGCCGAAAG AACTTGCGCTCTGCACACACGACGCTCCATTACCCTGCATCCACTTATGCACCTCACATCTCTAGACGAAGTACCCTCGGATCAACTCATTACCATTTACCTCGAGCTCATAATCAACATGTTCAAGATAATTGACGACGGTTGTATTAAGCTTTCCAAGGGAGTGCACGAAACAAATGAAAGCACTGCATGGATTTTGCAGGTTCAAACACGGCTCTCAGAAGCTGTTCCAGCCGATTTGGAGTGCACCGAAGCCCAGGAGGTCCAAATTCGCACAACTCAACAGTGGCTAATGTTATCGATATGGGAGTTGGGCGTCAATCAAGGTCTTGTCAACGAGGTCAATAAGGACCCTTCGCTTACATATATATGCCCAATCGACATATCACGAGAGCTACTCACTACCTTACAACAATTTCCCAAACAAGTCATGCAAGTACATGGAGTCGGCTTG ATCGAGAAGTTGTTTGACGTTGCATGTTGTCTAATTGACGCCTTCGCTTGGACAAACTTCTCGCCTGATGCATTCACCTTGGGTTCCCGCGATTACGTCTCATGCTTCCTCACTCTCATATCGAATCTTAGCGGCGGACAGTCTCAATATCTTCCCTGCTTCAGTCCAAGTTCTCCCAAGGTGCTAGACGTATCGACGCTCGGCCTTAATTCTAGTGGTTCGGAGATCCCCCACTTGAATCTTGTCTCAGCAAGTGCCACTCTTAGCTCGTCCTCGCACCCCTCAAACACTCTGAATACTTGGATCGCTCCCAATCCTATCTCCCAACTTCACTCTCTCTCACCACAGCTTCCATAG